The Streptomyces cyanogenus DNA segment CAGCTACCGGTTCAGCGCCGTACGGCGGGCCCTGGACCACTGGGAGATCGACCCGGACTCCGTCACCCGGCACCGCGACGGCACCGAACTCCCGCTGGCCGCGCTGGACTTCTTCATCGAGCTGAAGGAGTCGCTGGGGCTGAGCGACGAGATCCTGCCGGTGTACCTGGAGGAGATCTCCTCGACACTGTCGGGCACCTGCTACAAGCTCACCAAGCCGCAGGTGACCTCCGCCGAGCTGGCCCGGAGCGGCTTCCAGGAGGTCGAGGCCGGGATGACCGAGGGCCACCCGTGCTTCGTCGCCAACAACGGGCGGCTCGGTTTCGGGATCCACGAGTACCTGTCGTACGCCCCCGAGACGGCGAGCCCCGTCCGGCTGGTGTGGCTGGCCGCGCACCGCTCGCGGGCCGCTTTCACGGCCGGCGCCGGCATCGAGTACGAGTCGTTCCTGCGGGAGGAGCTGGGCGAGAAGACGGTGGAGCGGTTCCGTGCCGTCCTCACCGGCCGGGGCCTGGACCCGGCCGAGTACCTGTTCATCCCGGTCCACCCCTGGCAGTGGTGGAACAAGCTGAGCGTCACGTTCGCCGCCGAGGTCGCCCGTGAGCTGCTGGTCTGCCTCGGCGAGGGCGACGACGAGTACCTGGCCCAGCAGTCGATCCGGACCTTCTTCAACACCAGCGCCCCGCACAAGCACTACGTGAAGACGGCCCTGTCGGTGCTCAACATGGGCTTCATGCGCGGTCTGTCGGCCACCTACATGGAGGCCACCCCGGCGATCAACGACTGGCTGGCCCGGCTCATCGACAGCGACCCGGTACTGAAGTCCACCGGCCTGTCGATCATCCGGGAGCGGGCCGCCGTCGGCTACCGGCACCTGGAGTACGAGCGGGCCACCGACCGCTACTCGCCGTACCGCAAGATGCTGGCCGCGCTGTGGCGGGAGAGCCCGGTGCCCTCGCTGCGGGACGGCGAGACCCTCGCGACCATGGCCTCCCTGCTGCACGTCGACCACCGGGGCGCCTCCCTCGCGGGCGCGCTGATCGAGCGCTCCGGCCTGCCTCCGGCCGAGTGGCTGCGGCAGTACCTGCGGGCCTACTACGTCCCGCTGCTGCACAGCTTCTACGCCTACGACCTGGTGTTCATGCCGCACGGCGAGAACGTCGTGCTGGTGCTGAAGGACGGCGCCGTGCAGCGGGCGGTCTACAAGGACATAGCCGAGGAGATCGCCGTCATGGACCCGGACGCGGCCCTGCCGCCGGAGGTGCGGCGGATCCGCGTCGAGGTCCCCGAGGACACGAAACTGCTGTCGGTCTTCACGGACGTCTTCGACTGCTTCTTCCGCTTCCTCGCCGCCCGCCTCGCCGCCGACGGCATCCTGACGGAGGACGGCTTCTGGCGCACGGTCGCCGAGGTCACCCGCGAGTACCAGGAGGCCAACCCGGAGCTGGCCGACCGGTTCCGCCAGTACGACATGTTCGCCCCAGAGTTCGCCCTGTCCTGCCTGAACCGGCTCCAGCTGCGCAACAACCGCCAGATGGTGGACCTCGCCGACCCCTCCGGCGCGCTCCAGCTGGTCGGCACCCTGAAGAACCCCATCGCCGGCCTCTGACGGCACCCCGGACGGACGGGCACCCCGGAGTACGGTCCTCCGGGGTGCCCGTCGGCAGGTGGTCAGCGGGTCGGCCAGGGCACCTGGGGCGACCGGTAGTAGTGGATGCCGAGGGCGTCCCAGCGCGGGGCCTGGGCGGCCAGCCGCGCCCGGTAGGCCTCCCAGTCGTGCGTGGCCGCCGGTGACCAGCCCAGCTCGGCGGCACCGGCCAGGCGCGGGAACGCCATGTACTCCAGGTCGGCGGACCGGGCCAGGGTCTCGGTCCACAGCGGCGCCTCGACGCCCCGGATCGCCGTGTCCGGGACTCCCGGCAGGTAGGCGCCGGGGTTCCAGTCGTAGGAGCGCCTCACCTCCACCAGGCCCGCCCACCTGGTGCCGAGCCTGGTGTCGCTCGTGTACTTCATGTCGAGGTAGACCCGGTCGGCCGGGGACAGGATCAGGCCCGTGCCGTTCCGGGCGGCCTGCGCGACCTGCTCCTTCTCCGCCGCGCTGGTGCCGTCCAGGCCCCAGTACTGGGCGAGGGCACCGCGGGCCGGGTGCGCGCCGGCGAGCTGGTGCCAGCCGATGACCGTCTTGCCGTACCAGGCGACGACCGGCTGCACGCGGTCCATGAAGGCGACGTAGTCGGTGTGGCTCGTGGAGTGCGCCTCGTCGCCGCCGATGTGCAGGTAGCGGCCGGGGGTGAGGGCGGCCAGCTCCCGGATCACGTCGTCCACGAAGTCGTAGGTGACCTGCCGGGGCACGCACAGCGAGCTGAAGCCGACCTGGGTGCCGGTGTACAGCGGGGGCGCCACCCCGTCGCAGTTGAGCTGCGCGTAGGAGGCGAGGGCCGCGTTGGTGTGGCCGGGCATGTCGATCTCGGGCACGACCTCCAGGTAGCGGGAGGCCGCGTACCGGACGATCTCCCGGTAGTCGGCCTTGGTGTAGAAGCCGCCGGGGCCGCCGCCGACCTGGGTGGAGCCGCCGTAGGAGGCCAGGCGCGGCCAGGAGTCGACGGCGATGCGCCAGCCCTGGTCGTCGCTCAGGTGCAGGTGCAGCTCGTTGATCTTGTAGAGGGCCAACTGGTCGATGTAGCGCTCGACCTGGGCGACCGTGAAGAAGTGCCGGGCGACGTCCAGCATGGCGCCCCGGTAGGCGTAGCGCGGGTGGTCCTGCACGGTGCCGCCGGCGATCGGCCAGGGCCCGGGCTGCACGGTCCCCTTCTCGACGGCGGCCGGGAGGAGCTGACGCAGCGTCTGGACGCCGTGGAAGAGCCCGGCGGGGGTGCGGGCGGTGAGGGTGACACCGTCCGCGCCGCTGTGCAGCCGGTAGCCCTCGGCACCGAAGTCGCCCTGCGCCAGGGCGAGTCGGATACCGCCGGTGCCCTGGTCGGTGACCGGCAGCGGGTAGCCGGTGGCCGGGCGGAGCAGGCCGGCCAGATAGGCGCCGATGCGGCGGACCTCGGCGGTTCCGTCGACGCGGACCCGGGTGTCCCGGGTGATGCGGTACGGCGTTCCGCCCGGCGTGACCGAGGCGGGGGCCGGGACCACCCGGTCCAGCGGGACCGGGGCGGCGGCCTGCGCCGAGGGGGCCGCGCCGAGGGTGACGACGCCGGCCGCCGCGAGCAGCAGCAGGGATCCGAGGACCCGGGACAAGCGGGGAGTCGTGCTGTGGTTCCGTCTCACAAGCACTCCCTTCGGAAGGGGTGACCATCTGACATGGTCGAGACCACTGTCCCGCAGACCGGGTGGAACAATCCCCGCATGGCGGAAATCATCCAGAAGGACGGCACTTGGGCCTTCGACGGCGACACCCTGCGCCTCACCCCGGGCCGGGACAGGAACGTGGGCCTGCTCCGCCGCGAGCTGGGGGAACTCGCCGTACCGCTTCAGGCGTTGGCCGGTGTCTCGTTCGAACAGGGCCGGAAGGCGGGGCGGCTCAGGCTGCGCTTGCGCGACGGCGCCGACCCGCTGCTCCAGGCCACCGCCGGCCGGCTCACCGAGCCGCACGACCCGTACCAGCTGGCCGTGGAGCCGGACCGGTACGGCGTCGCCGAGTACGTCGCCGACGAGCTGCGCAGGGCCCTGGCGCTGGCGGGGGTGTCCCCGGAACCGTCCGGCTCCTACCTGCTGCCGGGCCCGTCGCTGCCGGTGTCGGTGTCGGCCGGGGACGGCACGGCGGGCTTCGACGGGGAGCGGGTGCGGCTGGAGTGGAACTGGAAGACGGAGGGCGCCAAGGCCTCCGCCGGCCCGCGCACGATCCCCCTCGGGGACATCACCGGGGTGGAGTGGCAGCCGGCGGCCGGCCTGGAGAACGGCCATCTGCGGTTCCTGGTGCGCGGCGCCCCGGTCACCGCGCCGCCCAAGTACGACCCGAACGCGGTGGAGCTGTGGGGCTTCCGGAAGGACCCGCTGACGGCCCTGGTGGCGGCGGCCGTGCAGGCGCGCCTGCCGCACCCCTCGGCGGCCGGGCCGGACCCGCGGAGGATCCCGCCGCAGCCGGCCGGGGAGCGGGCCGGGGACGACCACGACGCCCTGCTGCGCCGGCTGCGCGAGCTGGGCGAGCTGCACCGTGACGGGGTGCTCACGGACGAGGAGTTCACCCTGGCCAAGCGGGCGGTCCTCAAGCGCCTGTGAGGACCGCCCGCGCCAGGGGCTACTGGGCCTTGCGGGACACCGTGAAGTGGTCGATGCGGTTGCCGGTCTCGGCGATGCCCGACACCTTCAGCGTGGTCTGCCGGCCCCTGGGGGCGGGCGTGACGTCCACGCGCAGGAAGGAGTAGTTCAGGTACCGCACCCGGGACCAGGCGACGGTCTCGTCGACCTTGCCGTCCTTGGTGTTGACGAAGGAGGCCACGGAGTCGGTCTTGTGCTCGTGGCCCTCGTAGGAGTCCGGGGCGGAGAAGGCGTACAGGCTGCGGCCGGCCGCGCCGGCGGTGACGTACACCACACCGTCGGTCTCGGGGTAGGCGGTGCCGCCGATCGGCAGCTCCTTGGAGACCCTGCCCGCCTTGATGACGTCGGTGCGCTCGTACTGGTGGTTGTGGCCGTTGATGACCAGGTCCACGGTGTACTTCTCGAACAGCGGCACCCACTCCTGGCGCACACCGCCTTCCGAGGCGTGTGCGGTGGAGGTGCAGTAGGCGCAGTGGTGGAAGAAGACGACGATGAAGTCCACGTCCTTCGACGCGCGGAACTTCTTCAGTTGGCCTTCCAGCCATTTCGTCTGCGTTCCGCCTGATATGCCCAGGTTCGCCGGGATCTCGAAGGAGACGTCGTTGGCGTCGAGCGAGATGACCGCGGTGTTGCCGTAGACGAAGGAGTAGACGCCCGGCAGGTTCTTCTTGTCGGGGCCGTTGTCCGGCAGGTTCCAGCGGGCCTCCTCGCCGCCGTAGCCGTTGGGCGAGTACCAGGCCTCCATGTCGTGGTTGCCGTACGCGGGCATCCACGGGACCTGCTTGGCGACCGACTCGGTCTGGGCGAGGAAGGAGTCCCAGGTGCGCGAGTCGAAGCCGGCGTCGGAGGTCTTGCCCGCGCCGGACGGGTCGGCGTAGGCGATGTCGCCGGCGTGCAGGTGGAAGGCCGGGTTCTGGCCGAGGAGGAGGCTGTTGTTGGCCAGACCGTGGTAGCCGACACCCTCGTCGCCGAAGGCGGTGAAGGTGAACGGCGCCTTGTGCGCGGGGGCGGTGGTGAAGGTGCCCACGGTGCCCAGCAGGTGCGGTGCGGCCGGGTCGAAGCCCTGGTGGCCGACGCCGTAGTAGTAGGTCCGGCCGGGGCGCAGGTGGGTCAGCTTGGCGTGCAGGTAGTACTGGGTGTGGTCGCCGCTCGCACCGACACCGGCCGGGGTGTACAGGGTGCGCACCTCGGCCTCGATCTTCCGGGAGAGGTCCCAGGGATGGGCGCCGATGCGGATGAACGGCTTCTTCACGGCGACCGGGACCTGCCAGGAGACGGTGATCTCGGTGCGCGGGTCGTTGCCCCAGGCCAGATGGCGGCCGAAGGGTGCGACGAGGGAGCCGTCGACGGCCGCGGGGGCGGAGGCGGTGCTCCCCCACTGCCTGAACGGCGTGGGAGGTGCCCCCAGGGCCGGCACGGCGGCCCGGGCGGTGGCGCCCGGCACGAACGCGCCACCGGCGACGGCGCCCAGCGTGACGGCGCCGCCCCTGATCATGGTGCGCCGCGAGAATCTGGCGCGCAGGTACTCGTGCTGTTCGGCCATGCTCATGCGCGCGGCCAGCTTCTCGGGTACTCCCATACGAGGAATGTCCATGACGTCTGAAACTCGTCCGTCCGGGCAACGAGACGCAAGACACCGGATGGACAGCTTGCGAACAGAGCGCCATGAGACTTTCAACAGTCACTTGCCCGGAATCGGGCACGAATCTTGCGAAAGACGCGCCGGTACTCCAGGATCTACCGGGTGCACGACGAACTTCTTGATCATCTGACGCGGTCCACGCCCCTCAGCCGGGGCGAGGCGCTGCGCGTGGTCCAGGACGTGCTCGCCTATTTCGACGAGACGGCCCAGGAGTACGTCCGTCGCCGCCACCGCGAACTCCAGGCCCAGGGCCTGGTGAACACGGAGATCTTCGAACGGATCGAGGCGGACCTGAAATACCGGGCGGTGGCGCCGCCGGAGCTGACGCTCAGGCAGCTGCGCCGCATGGTCTACGGCTGAAACCAGCCGGAGCCGGACCAGCGACAGCCAAGGGATACCTCTATATATGTGCGGAATTGTCGGATACATCGGGAAGCGTGACGTCGCCCCCCTCCTGCTGGAGGGTCTCCAGCGCCTGGAGTACCGCGGCTACGACTCCGCGGGCATCGTCGTCACCTCCCCGAAGACGCCCGGCCTGAAGATGGTCAAGGCCAAGGGCCGGGTGCGCGACCTGGAGGCCAAGGTCCCGGCGCGCTTCAAGGGCACCACCGGCATAGCCCACACCCGCTGGGCCACCCACGGCGCCCCCTCCGACGTGAACGCCCACCCGCACATGTCGGCCGACCAGAAGGTGGCCGTCGTCCACAACGGCATCATCGACAACGCCGCCGACCTGCGCCGCAAGCTGGAGGCGGACGGCGTCGAGTTCCTCTCCGAGACCGACACCGAGGTCCTCGTCCACCTGATCGCCCGCTCGCAGGCCGAGAAGCTGGAGGACAGGGTCCGCGAGACCCTGCGGGTGGTCGAGGGCACCTACGGCATCGCGGTGATGCACGCCGACTTCTCCGACCGCATCGTGGTGGCCCGCAACGGCTCCCCGGTCGTCCTCGGCATCGGTGAGAAGGAGATGTTCGTCGCCTCCGACATCGCCGCGCTGGTCGCCCACACCCGGCAGATAGTGACCCTCGACGACGGCGAGATGGCCACCCTCAAGGCCGACGACTTCCGGACGTACACCACCGAGGGCACCCGTACCTCGGCCGAACCGACCACCGTGGAGTGGGAGGCGGCGTCGTACGACATGGGCGGCCACGACACCTACATGCACAAGGAGATCCACGAGCAGGCCGACGCCGTGGACCGCGTGCTGCGCGGCCGCATCGACGACCGCTTCTCCACCGTGCACCTGGGCGGCCTGAACCTGGACGCCCGCGAGGCCCGGCAGATCCGCCGCGTGAAGATCCTCGGCTGCGGCACCTCGTACCACGCGGGCATGATCGGCGCCCAGATGATCGAGGAGCTGGCCCGCATCCCCGCCGACGCCGAGCCGGCGTCCGAGTTCCGCTACCGCAACGCGGTGGTCGACCCCGACACCCTGTACGTCGCGGTCTCCCAGTCCGGTGAGACGTACGACGTGCTGGCCGCCGTCCAGGAGCTCAAGCGCAAGGGCGCCCGGGTCCTCGGTGTGGTCAACGTGGTCGGCTCCGCGATCGCCCGTGAGGCCGACGGCGGCATCTACGTCCACGCCGGCCCCGAGGTCTGCGTCGTCTCCACCAAGTGCTTCACCAACACCACGGTCGCCTTCGCCCTGCTCGCCCTGCACCTGGGCCGCACCCGCGACCTGTCGGTGCGCGACGGCAAGCGGATCATCGCGGGCCTGCGCAAGCTGCCCGAGCAGATCACCGAGATCCTCAAGCAGGAGGAGGACATCAGGCAGCTGGCGGAGAGCTACGCCGAAGCCCGCTCGATGCTCTTCATCGGCCGCGTCCGGGGCTACCCGGTGGCCCGCGAGGCGTCCCTCAAGCTCAAGGAGGTCTCCTACATCCACGCCGAGGCCTACCCCGCCTCCGAGCTGAAGCACGGCCCGCTGGCCCTGATCGAGCCGGCGCTCCCCACGGTCGCGATCGTCCCCGACGACGACCTGCTGGAGAAGAACCGCGCGGCCCTGGAGGAGATCAAGGCCCGCGAGGGCAAGATCCTGGCGGTGGCCCACCGGCACCAGGAGAAGGCGGACCAGACGATCCTCGTCCCGAAGAACGAGGACGAACTCGACCCCATCCTGATGGGCATCCCCCTCCAGCTCCTCGCCTACCACACGGCGAAGGCCCTGGGCCGGGACATCGACAAGCCGCGGAACCTCGCCAAGTCGGTCACGGTGGAGTAAGACGCCCCGGTTCAGGCGCAGAAAAGGGACCCCCGTGCGGCCACCTTCACACGGGGGTCCTTCCCGTGCTGCTGCTCATCAGCCGGCGGCCGTCACCCCCCGGCCCGCAGCACGCCCCGGAAGGGCCGTCGGCCAGTGGGCCAGCGCGGCCGTGGCCGCGTACCAGGCCACCGCCCCCGAGACGGCGGCCACCCAGCCGCCGACCTTGGTCAGGGCCGAGCTGTCCGTGAACTGCGCCACGGCGAGCACGAGCATCGCCAGGAACAGCAGGCCGTGCACGACCTGGCCGAGGCTGTCCCCGCCGGCGAGGGTCAGCGTGAGCGCCACGAGGGCGAACAGGAGCAGGAAGAGCCCGCCCGCGTTGGCGGACGAGTGCCCGGCGACCGCCCAGGTGAACCACAGGGCGCCGAGGGCCGCGAAGCCCGTACCGGAAAAGCCGTCACGGTCCCGGAGGGCCAGCAGACCGATGAGGAACAGGGCAACTCCGCCCACGTAGTGGGCCACTGACACGGCGTCGGACACGGCCACGCCGTCGATGACACCGGTGGTACCGAGCCCGAACGCCAACAGGGTGATGCCCAGGGCGAGTCGGCCGACCACGGTGGTGCTTCCGCTTCCCGCAGAGACGTCGTTGTCCACGGCGGGCTCCCTTCGTGCAGGTGCAGTTGTGCGGTGAGCGCTATATGCCCTTCACAAAGGCACGAACCACCTCTACGCGCGAGTAGTTCTGCGCTGCACCAAGCTGCGCCGAACTGCACCAGGGCAGTTGGGAGGCTCAGGGAATGACGATCACGGGCCGCCGCGCCCGCTTGGCGAGCCGTCCCGCGACGGAGCCGAAGATGCGGCCGACGATGCCGTGCGTGGAACCGACGACGATCGCGTCGGCCTCGTACTCCCGCCCGACCTCTTCCAGCTCGTGGCAGATGTCACCGCCCCGCTCGACCAGGATCCACGGCACCTCGGCCAGATAGTCCGCACACGCCAGCTCCAGCCCCAGGACCTCCGTGCGGTGGTCCGGCACGTCCACGAAGACGGGCGGCTCGCAGCCGGCCCACACGGTGGTGGGCAGCCGGTTCGCGACATGCACGATGATCAGACCGGAGTGGGAACGGTGGGCCATGCCGATCGCGTAGGCGAGGGCGCGCTCGCTGGACGTGGAGCCGTCGAAGCCGACCACGACTCCGTGCCGGAAGGCGGGGTCGCAGGAAGGGCGTGCGTCTTCCGCCGCCAGGGGATCGGCCGCCGTGGGATCGGCGACCGGCCGCTTGCGGTCCGCGGGTTCGAAGAATTCGTGACCGGCCATGGCTGTCTCGGCGTTGTGATCCTTTATGGGAGGGACGACAGTGTGCGGCGGAGCTGTGTCCGGGAAACGTCTTCCCAGGCCCATACCCTCAAGGGTACGGCGGCACGCCTCCTGAGCCCAGATCCCGCGCACGCTCCGTGAGCGGCCCCCCGACGTCCGTAGGGGTTCACCGGAGCATGCACGAGCCGCGCCCGTAACGCAATGGTTGCTGCCCCGTACAGGCGGTTTGCACAGCGTTCACAGCTGCGCCTGCGGTGACCGACCGGTCGAACGGGCGTTGAATCGGGGTGAGCCACCGCCACAGGGAGTACGAGATGCCCGGACCCCGACCCAGCAGCGAACCGCGCCCCGCACCGGACAGCGCGAGCGATGTGATCCGCTGGGCGGCCTTCAGCTGCGTGCTCGTGCCCGTGGTGCTCGTCTGGTACGGCACCTCGCTGGCCGGCGCCGCGGGCACCGCGCTGGGTCTCGCCGCCGTCACCGCCGTCTGCCGGGTGCTGCTGCGGCGCTCCGAGCGGTGCGCCCGGCGTTGCACCGCGCAAAGAGGCGGACGTCACACCCGGGAGCAGACACCGGTCGACTGACCTGTTTCCGCGCCTCCGAACGCTACTTTTCAGCCAACTTCTGGATATCGGCCAGGAGGGGTCCGAACCACCCTCCAACCCCCGTTCCACCTGCACGGAAAGGGTCTACGGGCCGCTGCGCACCCTACGCGGTTTGGCCACTGCCACAAGGCGCACTTCCCTGCGCGCCTCACGAGTGCAACGCTTCGTGATCGAATGCTTCACGCCAAGTTGTCATGTCGACAATGTGGCGCGTGGGGAACTGGTCACCGCCCGATCGCGGGAACCAGTAAATTCGATCTTGACTGTCTTACGGCGGGGGACTCGTGCAGGACCGAGGGGAAACGTGCAGGAGCGACACAACCGAGGAGCCGCGACCACCGAGGGGGGCTTAGCAGTATGAGCCACGACTCCACTGCCTCGCCGGACGCCGCAGCCCGGAAACTGTCCGGGCGACGCCGCAAGGAGATCGTCGCGGTGCTGCTGTTCAGCGGTGGCCCCATTTTCGAGAGTTCCATTCCGCTGTCGGTGTTCGGGATTGACCGCCAGGACGCCGGCGTGCCGCGCTACCGCCTGTTGGTGTGTGCCGGCGAGGAAGGCCCGCTGCGGACCACAGGGGGCCTGGAACTCACCGCACCGCATGGGCTGGAGGCGATCTCCCGCGCCGGGACGGTCGTCGTACCGGCCTGGCGTTCGATCACCTCACCACCACCGGAGGAGGCACTCGACGCGCTGCGCCGGGCACACGAGGAGGGCGCCCGCATCGTCGGGCTGTGCACGGGCGCGTTCGTGCTCGCCGCGGCCGGACTGCTGGACGGCCGCCCGGCGACCACCCACTGGATGTACGCACCGACGCTGGCCAAGCGCTACCCGTCGGTGCACGTCGATCCCCGTGAGCTGTTCGTCGACGACGGCGACGTGCTGACGAGCGCGGGTACGGCGGCCGGAATCGATCTCTGTCTCCACATCGTGCGGACGGACCACGGCAACGAGGCGGCCGGTGCGCTCGCCCGGCGCCTGGTGGTCCCGCCGCGCCGGTCGGGCGGTCAGGAGCGCTACCTCGACCGCTCTTTACCGGAGGAGATCGGCGCCGACCCGCTGGCCGAGGTCGTCGCCTGGGCGCTGGAACACCTCCACGAGCAGTTCGACGTGGAGACGCTGGCGGCACGCGCCTACATGAGCCGCCGTACGTTCGACCGCCGGTTCCGCTCGCTCACCGGGAGCGCACCGCTGCAGTGGCTGATCACGCAACGGGTGCTCCAGGCGCAGCGGCTGCTGGAGACGTCGGACTACTCCGTGGACGAGGTGGTGGCGGGCCGGTGCGGCTTCCGTTCACCCGTCGCGCTGCGCGGGCACTTCCGCCGCCAGCTCGGCTCGTCCCCCGCCGCCTACCGGGCCGCCTACCGGGCCCGTCGGCCGCAGGGCGACAAACCGGGTGAGGCGGAGCCGACGATGCAGCCGCCCGGCCAGCAGGGCGCGCCCGCGGGCCTCTCCGGCCACGGCGGACCGGTGGGCCCGCCACCGGCCCTGCTGCACGAGCACCGGGACGGCGGGGTACCCCTGCAGAGCCGCCGCGCCGCGGCCGGCGCGGTGGGACTGCTGCCGGGACCGCGCAGCGGAAGCTGAGCGACTCCCGCACGGAGCACAGAGGGGGGCGGAGCAGGACTCCGCCCCCCTCGCCGTGCCCGCCCCTTCGGGTGTCCGCGCACCGACAAGGTCGGCGCACGGTCGGTCCAGCTCAGCGCGGCGCGCCGTAAGGTGAGACACATGAACGATCGCATGGTGTGGATCGACTGCGAGATGACCGGCCTCTCGCTGTCCGACGACGCGCTCATCGAGGTGGCCGCCCTCGTCACCGACTCCGAGCTGAACGTACTGGGCGAGGGGGTGGACATCGTCATCCGGCCGCCGGCCCGGGCGCTGGAGACGATGCCGGAGGTGGTGCGTCGGATGCACACCGCGTCCGGGCTGCTCGCGGAGCTGGAGAACGGTACGACCCTGAAGGACGCCGAGGAGCAGGTGCTGGCGTACGTGAAGGAGCACGTGAAGGAACCCGGCAAGGCACCGCTGTGCGGCAACTCGGTCGGCACCGACCGGGGCTTCCTGCTGCGGGACATGCCGACCCTGGAGGACTACCTCCACTACCGGATCGTCGACGTGTCCTCGGTCAAGGAGCTGGCCCGCCGCTGGTACCCGCGGGCGTACTTCAACAGCCCCGAGAAGAACGGCAACCACCGGGCCCTCGCCGACATCCGCGAGTCGATCGCCGAGCTGCGCTACTACCGCGAGGCCATCTTCGTGCCGCAGCCCGGTCCGGACTCCGACACCGCCAGGACGATCGCCGCCAAGCACGTACTGCCCGCGCAGTAGCCGCCCGCGCGGGCTCCCCGGGCGCGCTCGGCGGCCCGCGCGAAAACCTGTGCGCGAGCACCCCTTCGGACCCTGTAGACTTCTTCTCGGCCGGTCGGGGAAACGACAAGTTCCACCGCCGGTCATGGTGGGTGTAGCTCAGCTGGTAGAGCACCTGGTTGTGGTCCAGGATGCCGCGGGTTCGAGTCCCGTCACTCACCCTGAGTGTTCAGCCGGTGACTCCGTCGCAAGACGGAGTCACCGGCTGAACGCGTTTCGGGCCCCTCCGATCGCCCGGCAGGCCGAGATCGGCAGGTGTGTTCCCTCCCCCACCGGCCCGGCCCCCTGCCGCTCTCCCCTGCCGCTCTCCCCTGCCGATCTCCGCTACGACGAAGCCCGCACCACCAGTTCCGTGGGCAGTACCGCCCGGCGGCGGTCCAGTCCGCGGGACGCGGGCGGGCGGCGGTCGGCGATGTCGGCGAGGAGGAGGTCGATCATCGCGCGGCCCATCTCCTCGATGGGCTGGCGGACGCTGGTGAGCGGTGGGTCCATGTGGCGGGCGATGGCCGAGTCGTCGTAGCCCACCAGGGCCACGTCGTCGGGGATACGGCGGCCCGCCTCCCGCAGCACCTGGCGGGCGCCGGCCGCCATCACGTCCGAGCCGGCGAAGACCGCGTCCAGGTCGGGGTGGTGGGACAGCAGGACCGTCATCGCCCGGCGGCCGCCCTCCTCGGTGAAGTCGCCCGGCTCG contains these protein-coding regions:
- a CDS encoding IucA/IucC family protein produces the protein MTLADAVAHLSPGRWATANRLLLRKALAEFAHERLITPEEDGDRYVVRSDDGLTSYRFSAVRRALDHWEIDPDSVTRHRDGTELPLAALDFFIELKESLGLSDEILPVYLEEISSTLSGTCYKLTKPQVTSAELARSGFQEVEAGMTEGHPCFVANNGRLGFGIHEYLSYAPETASPVRLVWLAAHRSRAAFTAGAGIEYESFLREELGEKTVERFRAVLTGRGLDPAEYLFIPVHPWQWWNKLSVTFAAEVARELLVCLGEGDDEYLAQQSIRTFFNTSAPHKHYVKTALSVLNMGFMRGLSATYMEATPAINDWLARLIDSDPVLKSTGLSIIRERAAVGYRHLEYERATDRYSPYRKMLAALWRESPVPSLRDGETLATMASLLHVDHRGASLAGALIERSGLPPAEWLRQYLRAYYVPLLHSFYAYDLVFMPHGENVVLVLKDGAVQRAVYKDIAEEIAVMDPDAALPPEVRRIRVEVPEDTKLLSVFTDVFDCFFRFLAARLAADGILTEDGFWRTVAEVTREYQEANPELADRFRQYDMFAPEFALSCLNRLQLRNNRQMVDLADPSGALQLVGTLKNPIAGL
- a CDS encoding beta-N-acetylhexosaminidase — translated: MRRNHSTTPRLSRVLGSLLLLAAAGVVTLGAAPSAQAAAPVPLDRVVPAPASVTPGGTPYRITRDTRVRVDGTAEVRRIGAYLAGLLRPATGYPLPVTDQGTGGIRLALAQGDFGAEGYRLHSGADGVTLTARTPAGLFHGVQTLRQLLPAAVEKGTVQPGPWPIAGGTVQDHPRYAYRGAMLDVARHFFTVAQVERYIDQLALYKINELHLHLSDDQGWRIAVDSWPRLASYGGSTQVGGGPGGFYTKADYREIVRYAASRYLEVVPEIDMPGHTNAALASYAQLNCDGVAPPLYTGTQVGFSSLCVPRQVTYDFVDDVIRELAALTPGRYLHIGGDEAHSTSHTDYVAFMDRVQPVVAWYGKTVIGWHQLAGAHPARGALAQYWGLDGTSAAEKEQVAQAARNGTGLILSPADRVYLDMKYTSDTRLGTRWAGLVEVRRSYDWNPGAYLPGVPDTAIRGVEAPLWTETLARSADLEYMAFPRLAGAAELGWSPAATHDWEAYRARLAAQAPRWDALGIHYYRSPQVPWPTR
- a CDS encoding DUF4429 domain-containing protein; its protein translation is MAEIIQKDGTWAFDGDTLRLTPGRDRNVGLLRRELGELAVPLQALAGVSFEQGRKAGRLRLRLRDGADPLLQATAGRLTEPHDPYQLAVEPDRYGVAEYVADELRRALALAGVSPEPSGSYLLPGPSLPVSVSAGDGTAGFDGERVRLEWNWKTEGAKASAGPRTIPLGDITGVEWQPAAGLENGHLRFLVRGAPVTAPPKYDPNAVELWGFRKDPLTALVAAAVQARLPHPSAAGPDPRRIPPQPAGERAGDDHDALLRRLRELGELHRDGVLTDEEFTLAKRAVLKRL
- a CDS encoding purple acid phosphatase family protein → MGVPEKLAARMSMAEQHEYLRARFSRRTMIRGGAVTLGAVAGGAFVPGATARAAVPALGAPPTPFRQWGSTASAPAAVDGSLVAPFGRHLAWGNDPRTEITVSWQVPVAVKKPFIRIGAHPWDLSRKIEAEVRTLYTPAGVGASGDHTQYYLHAKLTHLRPGRTYYYGVGHQGFDPAAPHLLGTVGTFTTAPAHKAPFTFTAFGDEGVGYHGLANNSLLLGQNPAFHLHAGDIAYADPSGAGKTSDAGFDSRTWDSFLAQTESVAKQVPWMPAYGNHDMEAWYSPNGYGGEEARWNLPDNGPDKKNLPGVYSFVYGNTAVISLDANDVSFEIPANLGISGGTQTKWLEGQLKKFRASKDVDFIVVFFHHCAYCTSTAHASEGGVRQEWVPLFEKYTVDLVINGHNHQYERTDVIKAGRVSKELPIGGTAYPETDGVVYVTAGAAGRSLYAFSAPDSYEGHEHKTDSVASFVNTKDGKVDETVAWSRVRYLNYSFLRVDVTPAPRGRQTTLKVSGIAETGNRIDHFTVSRKAQ
- the glmS gene encoding glutamine--fructose-6-phosphate transaminase (isomerizing), encoding MCGIVGYIGKRDVAPLLLEGLQRLEYRGYDSAGIVVTSPKTPGLKMVKAKGRVRDLEAKVPARFKGTTGIAHTRWATHGAPSDVNAHPHMSADQKVAVVHNGIIDNAADLRRKLEADGVEFLSETDTEVLVHLIARSQAEKLEDRVRETLRVVEGTYGIAVMHADFSDRIVVARNGSPVVLGIGEKEMFVASDIAALVAHTRQIVTLDDGEMATLKADDFRTYTTEGTRTSAEPTTVEWEAASYDMGGHDTYMHKEIHEQADAVDRVLRGRIDDRFSTVHLGGLNLDAREARQIRRVKILGCGTSYHAGMIGAQMIEELARIPADAEPASEFRYRNAVVDPDTLYVAVSQSGETYDVLAAVQELKRKGARVLGVVNVVGSAIAREADGGIYVHAGPEVCVVSTKCFTNTTVAFALLALHLGRTRDLSVRDGKRIIAGLRKLPEQITEILKQEEDIRQLAESYAEARSMLFIGRVRGYPVAREASLKLKEVSYIHAEAYPASELKHGPLALIEPALPTVAIVPDDDLLEKNRAALEEIKAREGKILAVAHRHQEKADQTILVPKNEDELDPILMGIPLQLLAYHTAKALGRDIDKPRNLAKSVTVE